A genome region from Arachis duranensis cultivar V14167 chromosome 8, aradu.V14167.gnm2.J7QH, whole genome shotgun sequence includes the following:
- the LOC107462697 gene encoding uncharacterized protein LOC107462697, protein MASEESFVVLVHYRGSIKRKTRSGVKFTDKNSLSIFMRLTTRFDDFLNSIIQKLGLQSVKRVQKLFYRILISVLRDDVKTPELLTKLVDVVSSLGGSNRNIQTLGTVAGSSSRPVGACSSVPVNAPREEPIASPSFVVDLNCSGGGEVGIVERVPISLQCGTPAEIDDALLDDDGDDDVEPDLIADDSGDDIVASNLARAGGGSNFGTQQYPPHFSSLDLDAMRQEGLPAEPTEFGARDTQGTGGLTEFQVGQQFQDKEEDVLSVKTYSIRSRVQYKVVEFDYHRYVGKCSEFGNGCTWLIRLSLRQRKGI, encoded by the exons atggctagtgaggagagttttgtAGTGTTGGTGCATTATAGAGGGTCGATTAAAAGAAAGACACGCTCCGGTGTGAAGTTTACTGATAAAAATTCTCTGAGTATTTTTATGAGACTAACGACGAGATTCGATGACTTCTTGAATTCTATAATACAGAAACTTGGGCTGCAAAGCGTGAAACGAGTTCAGAAGTTATTCTACCGCATTCTGATCTCAGTGCTTAGAGATGACGTGAA GACACCTGAGCTGTTGACAAAGTTGGTTGATGTGGTATCTAGCTTGGGAGGTTCGAACCGGAATATCCAAACTCTAGGAACCGTAGCCGGTTCTAGCTCGAGACCCGTTGGTGCATGTTCGTCTGTGCCCGTGAATGCACCTAGGGAGGAGCCTATCGCGTCCCCGTCGTTCGTCGTTGATCTCAACTGCAGTGGTGGCGGAGAGGTTGGAATCGTGGAGAGGGTGCCGATTTCTTTGCAGTGTGGGACACCGGCTGAGATCGATGATGCATTACTGGATGATGATGGCGATGATGATGTGGAGCCTGACCTCATTGCTGATGATAGTGGCGATGACATTGTAGCGAGTAACCTAGCTAGGGCTGGTGGTGGTTCTAACTTTGGGACTCAGCAGTACCCTCCGCACTTTTCTTCTTTGGACTTGGATGCCATGAGACAGGAGGGGCTTCCTGCGGAACCCACTGAATTTGGTGCTAGAGATACCCAGGGGACTGGGGGTCTTACAGAGTTTCAAGTTGGTCAGCAGTTTCAGGATAAAGAGGAGGATGTGTTAAGTGTGAAGACGTATAGCATCCGAAGCCGGGTACAGTACAAAGTGGTGGAGTTTGATTATCACCGGTACGTAGGAAAGTGTTCTGAGTTTGGAAAcgggtgcacatggttgattaGGCTAAGTCTCCGACAGCGCAAAGGTATTTAG
- the LOC107462819 gene encoding N-terminal acetyltransferase A complex catalytic subunit NAA10 → MVCIRKATVDDLLAMQACNLFCLPENYQMKYYLYHILSWPQLLYVAEDYNGRIVGYVLAKMEEETSECHGHITSLAVLRTHRKLGLATKLMTAAQNAMEQVFGAEYVSLHVRKSNRAAFNLYTETLGYKIHDVEAKYYADGEDAYDMRKQLKGKQTHQHQHHHSGGHHHHHHHHHHHHHHHHHEHGGGCCSSEAKAEKTETRNAKAT, encoded by the exons ATGGTATGCATAAGGAAGGCAACGGTGGATGACCTGCTGGCTATGCAGGCATGCAACCTCTTCTGCCTGCCAGAGAACTACCAGATGAAATACTACCTCTATCACATCCTCTCCTGGCCCCAGCTTCTCTACGTCGCCGAGGACTACAACGGCCGCATCGTCGGCTACGTCCTCGCCAAGATGGAAGAGGAGACTTCCGAGTGCCACGGCCACATCACCTCCCTCGCCGTCCTCCGCACCCACCGCAAGCTTGGTCTTGCCACCAAGCTCATGACGGCTGCTCAGAACGCCATGGAACAG GTGTTTGGTGCTGAGTATGTCTCCCTACATGTCAGAAAGAGCAATCGTGCTGCATTTAATTTGTACACAGAGACATTAGGTTACAAGATTCATGATGTGGAAGCGAAGTATTATGCAGATGGGGAGGATGCTTATGACATGAGGAAGCAGCTCAAGGGGAAGCAGACACATCAGCATCAGCATCATCATAGTGGgggtcatcatcatcaccaccaccaccaccaccaccatcaccatcatcatcatcatgagcATGGTGGTGGCTGTTGTTCTAGTGAAGCAAAGGCAGAGAAGACAGAGACCAGAAATGCAAAGGCCACCTGA